The Populus nigra chromosome 14, ddPopNigr1.1, whole genome shotgun sequence genome has a segment encoding these proteins:
- the LOC133673295 gene encoding uncharacterized protein LOC133673295, translating to MDREQEELQFLGFFGIFKESFKIILTWRKIFSQITLALILPLSFIFLAHMQISQMIFFNILNNEDALDFTQSGTPKHDKLSDNISAEWTAFWLFKFAYFTFLLIFSLLSTSAVVYTIACIYTAKPITFKKIMSVVPKVWKRLMVTFIWSFLVVVLYNIIAAVVFLTLWTQVVFHVNAVGFRIAVLVALIIIYSVGMLYITIVWHLASVVSVLEDFYGIKAMIKSKNLIKGQMGVTVAVFIVIGVCFVGIQLLYEIFVVLHKPLGVRIGVGIVCFFLLCKVMLFNLVIQTVLYFVCKSYHHENINKSSLSDHLEVYLGEYVALKSRDVQMEQIQV from the coding sequence ATGGACAGAGAACAAGAAGAGCTCCAGTTTCTTGGGTTCTTTGGCATCTTCAAAGAATCCTTCAAGATCATCTTGACATGGAGAAAAATCTTCAGCCAGATTACCCTAGCTCTCATCCTTCCACTATCCTTCATCTTCCTAGCTCATATGCAAATATCCCAAATGATTTTCTTCAATATCCTCAACAATGAAGATGCCTTAGACTTCACCCAATCTGGCACGCCAAAACACGATAAACTCTCTGATAACATCTCCGCGGAATGGACTGCCTTTTGGCTCTTCAAATTTGCCTACTTTACTTTCCTTCTAATCTTTTCCCTTCTCTCCACATCTGCAGTTGTCTATACCATAGCTTGCATATACACTGCCAAGCCAATCACCTTCAAGAAGATCATGAGTGTTGTGCCAAAGGTTTGGAAGAGACTCATGGTCACCTTTATATGGAGTTTTCTTGTTGTTGTGCTCTACAACATCATTGCAGCTGTGGTGTTTTTAACCTTGTGGACTCAAGTTGTTTTCCATGTAAATGCAGTCGGATTTAGAATTGCGGTTCTTGTTGCTCTTATCATCATATATTCCGTGGGGATGTTGTATATCACCATAGTTTGGCATCTGGCTAGTGTGGTCTCTGTTTTAGAAGATTTTTACGGGATTAAAGCCATGATCAAGAGCAAAAACCTAATCAAGGGCCAGATGGGAGTTACAGTAGCTGTTTTTATTGTGATTGGAGTTTGTTTTGTGGGAATTCAGCTGCTATACGAGATTTTTGTGGTTTTGCACAAGCCATTGGGAGTCAGAATTGGAGTGGGAATAGTTTGCTTCTTCTTGCTGTGTAAGGTGATGCTCTTCAACCTTGTCATCCAAACTGTTCTCTACTTTGTGTGCAAATCCTATCACCATGAGAATATCAACAAGTCCTCCTTGTCAGATCATCTTGAGGTTTATCTTGGGGAGTATGTTGCTCTGAAGTCCAGGGATGTCCAAATGGAGCAAATTCAAGTCTAG
- the LOC133672823 gene encoding uncharacterized protein LOC133672823: MDIVESVLNLAVQNPAEEDFSAAELTWTKFGTAEHHDEVALIPYDRVDAFIIGECSNPECPTRFHIERGRKRARGTLKDYKTDEYLEYKLYWCSFGPENYGEGGGVLPSRKYRLNTRNRAARPQSMRGCTCHFVVKRLYARPSLALIIYNERRHVNKSGFVCHGPLDRDAIGPGAKKIPYICNEIQQQTMSMIYLGIPEENVLEKHIEGIQRYCGSNSKVNSLASQYVHKLGMIIKRSTHELDLDDQASIRMWVERNKKSIFFYQDSSESDAFILGIQTEWQLQQMIRFGHRSLIAADSTFGIKRLKYPLCTLLVFDSRQHALPVAWIITRSSAKPDVAKWMKALLGRASSVEPGWKISGFLIDDAAAEIDPIRDIFGCPVLFSLWRVRRSWLRNIVKKCGNIEVQREIFKRLGEIVYSIWGGVDTLSALEELTHDLVDQTAFIQYFKASWVPKIEMWLSTMRALPLASQEASGAIEAYHVKLKAKLFDDSHLGALQRVDWLVHKLTTELHSSYWLDRYADESDSFQNVKEEYIASTSWHRALQIPNSSVTVDDQDHLFARVSSQKDNNITRIVWNPGSEFAFCDCAWSLQGNLCKHVIKVNMICENREGYQPSMSFQSFKELLTSLWKKPMDDSVGLDLSIAWAHQMLDQIKQLVELDSSKTIGTVVNNMPLKWVSKKGRTSIGIPSSVLALPSSSKSGSNNAVARKKSQKRKRLSRLR; encoded by the exons ATGGATATAGTTGAATCTGTACTCAATCTTGCTGTCCAAAATCCTGCCGAGGAGGATTTTTCGGCTGCCGAGTTGACCTGGACTAAGTTTGGTACTGCTGAGCATCACGATGAGGTTGCCCTCATTCCTTACGATCGTGTTGATGCCTTTATAATTGGAGAATGCTCTAACCCCGAGTGCCCTACCCGCTTCCATATCGAAAGGGGAAGAAAACGAGCCAGAGGCACTTTGAAGGACTACAAGACTGATGAATATTTGGAATACAAGTT GTACTGGTGCTCATTTGGTCCTGAAAATTATGGTGAAGGTGGAGGAGTATTACCTAGTCGAAAATATCGTCTTAATACCCGAAATCGTGCTGCAAGGCCCCAATCCATGCGTGGCTGTACATGCCACTTTGTAGTGAAGCGCTTGTATGCCCGACCGTCACTGGCACTAATTATATACAATGAAAGACGTCATGTAAACAAATCTGGTTTTGTCTGCCACGGACCACTTGACAGAGATGCCATTGGTCCTGGAGCCAAAAAAATTCCATATATTTGTAATGAAATTCAGCAGCAAACAATGTCTATGATTTATCTTGGAATTCCTGAGGAGAATGTGTTGGAGAAACACATTGAGGGGATTCAACGATACTGTGGTTCAAATTCAAAAGTCAACAGCCTTGCTTCACAATATGTCCATAAACTTGGAATGATCATCAAACGGTCTACTCACGAGTTGGATCTAGATGATCAAGCTAGCATCAGGATGTGGGTTGAACGCAATAAGAaatccattttcttttatcaagATTCTTCGGAATCAGATGCTTTCATTCTGGGAATTCAAACAGAATGGCAATTGCAGCAAATGATCCGTTTTGGTCACCGCAGTCTCATTGCAGCAGATTCAACATTTGGCATTAAGAGACTCAAG TATCCGTTGTGCACACTTCTTGTTTTTGATTCGAGACAACATGCACTTCCTGTTGCATGGATCATCACGCGTAGCTCTGCAAAGCCAGATGTTGCTAAGTGGATGAAGGCTCTACTTGGTCGAGCATCAAGTGTGGAGCCTGGATGGAAGATCAGTGGATTCTTGATTGATGATGCTGCTGCAGAAATTGATCCCATAAG GGATATATTTGGCTGTCCTGTTTTGTTTTCCCTCTGGCGAGTTCGTAGATCATGGCTGAGAAATATTGTCAAAAAGTGTGGTAACATTGAAGTTCAGCGTGAGATTTTCAAACGTCTGGGAGAGATAGTTTACAGCATTTGGGGTGGAGTCGATACTTTGTCTGCCTTGGAAGAGTTGACTCATGATCTTGTTGATCAGACTGCATTCATACAATATTTCAAAGCCTCTTGGGTCCCTAAGATTG AAATGTGGTTATCGACTATGAGAGCTCTTCCCCTAGCAAGTCAAGAGGCTTCAGGTGCCATAGAAGCTTATCATGTAAAGCTGAAAGCTAAATTGTTTGATGATTCACATCTTGGTGCACTCCAAAGGGTGGATTGGTTAGTGCACAAGCTGACAACTGAGTTGCATTCAAGTTACTGGCTGGATAGGTACGCTGATGAAAGTGATTCTTTTCAAAATGTCAAGGAGGAATATATTGCATCTACATCATGGCACAGGGCTCTGCAAATTCCCAATTCTTCTGTTACTGTGGATGATCAGGATCATCTCTTTGCGAGGGTATCAAGTCAAAAGGACAACAACATAACACGTATAGTGTGGAATCCCGGATCAGAATTTGCTTTTTGTGATTGTGCATGGTCATTGCAGGGAAACCTTTGCAAGCATGTTATCAAGGTCAATATGATTTGTGAAAACCGTGAAGGTTATCAACCCTCAATGTCGTTTCAGTCTTTCAAGGAGCTATTGACAAGCCTCTGGAAAAAACCAATGGATGACTCGGTTGGTCTAGATTTGTCTATTGCCTGGGCGCACCAGATGCTGGATCAAATTAAACAGCTTGTTGAACTGGATAGTTCAAAAACTATTGGTACTGTGGTAAATAACATGCCATTGAAATGGGTTTCAAAGAAGGGAAGAACATCTATTGGCATTCCATCATCAGTTCTGGCTCTTCCATCCAGTTCCAAGAGTGGTTCAAACAATGCTGTTGCACGTAAGAAAAGTCAAAAACGTAAAAGATTGTCAAGATTGAGGTAG
- the LOC133672590 gene encoding uncharacterized protein LOC133672590, producing the protein MPPSITHFFVKKERKKIMDREQEELQFLGFFGIFKESFKIILTWRKIFSKITLALILPLSFIFLAHMQISQMIFFKILDNQDTLDFTQSGTPKHDKLSDIISAEWTAFWLFKFAYFTFLLIFSLLSTSAVVYTIACIYTAKPITFKKIMSVVPKVWKRLMVTFIWSFAVVVLYNIVSIVVLIILSFTLINHVPAAGFRILFLVVLVILYSVGLLYITIVWHLASVISVLEDFYGIKAMMKSKELIKGKMGIAAAIFIVVGLCFVGIQFLFETFVVLEWTMEIRIGMGLLCLLLLFKVILFGLVIQTVLYFVCKSYHHENIDKSSLSDHLEVYLGEYIPLKSKDVQMEQFEA; encoded by the coding sequence ATGCCTCCCTCCATCACCCATTTCTTTGTGAagaaggagaggaaaaaaatcatggacAGAGAACAAGAGGAGCTCCAGTTTCTTGGGTTCTTCGGCATCTTCAAAGAATCCTTCAAGATCATCTTGACATGGAGAAAAATCTTCAGCAAGATAACCCTAGCTCTCATCCTTCCACTATCCTTCATCTTCCTAGCTCATATGCAAATATCCCAAATGATTTTCTTCAAGATCCTTGACAATCAAGATACCTTAGACTTCACCCAATCTGGCACGCCAAAACATGATAAACTCTCTGATATCATCTCCGCGGAATGGACTGCCTTCTGGCTCTTCAAGTTTGCATACTTCACTTTCCTTCTAATCTTTTCCCTTCTTTCCACATCTGCAGTTGTCTATACCATAGCTTGCATATACACTGCCAAGCCAATCACCTTCAAGAAGATCATGAGTGTTGTGCCAAAGGTCTGGAAGAGACTCATGGTCACCTTTATATGGAGTTTTGCTGTTGTTGTGCTCTATAACATTGTTTCCATAGTGGTTTTGATCATCTTGTCTTTTACACTTATCAACCATGTACCTGCAGCTGGCTTCAGGATCTTGTTTCTCGTTGTTCTTGTTATCTTATATTCTGTGGGGTTACTGTATATCACCATAGTTTGGCATCTGGCGAgtgtgatttctgttttagaagACTTTTATGGGATTAAAGCCATGATGAAGAGCAAGGAATTGATAAAAGGCAAGATGGGAATTGCAGCTGCTATTTTTATTGTGGTTGGACTATGTTTTGTGGGAATTCAATTCCTGTTCGAGACTTTTGTGGTTCTTGAGTGGACAATGGAAATCAGAATTGGAATGGGATTACTTTGCTTGTTATTGCTGTTTAAGGTGATTCTCTTCGGCCTTGTCATCCAAACAGTTCTCTACTTTGTCTGCAAATCCTATCACCatgagaatattgacaagtccTCCTTGTCAGACCACCTTGAAGTTTATCTTGGGGAATATATCCCTCTCAAGTCCAAGGATGTCCAGATGGAGCAGTTTGAAGCCTAG
- the LOC133672825 gene encoding photosystem I reaction center subunit N, chloroplastic-like isoform X1 yields the protein MAAMNSSVLACNYAISGTGSSELNAKIVSMPAVASLVVCGPKLPVIRAQQTRADSREMKASEGRRAAMVYLAATLFTSAAAASSANAGVIEEYLEKSKANKELNDKKRLATSGANFARAFTVQFGTCKFPENFTGCQDLAKQKKVPFISDDLALECEGKDKYKCGSNVFWKW from the exons ATGGCAGCCATGAATTCTAGTGTTTTGGCATGCAACTATGCCATCTCAGGCACTGGATCATCTGAGCTTAATGCCAAGATTGTTTCCATGCCTGCAGTTGCATCCCTTGTTGTGTGTGGCCCCAAGTTGCCTGTGATCAGAGCCCAACAGACTAGAGCTGATTCTAGAGAAATGAAAGCAAGTGAAGGAAGGAGAGCTGCAATGGTTTATCTTGCAGCTACCCTTTTCACCtcagctgctgctgcttcttctgCCAATGCTGGAGTCATCGAAGAGTACCTTGAAAAGAGCAAAGCTAACAAG GAATTGAATGACAAGAAGAGATTGGCCACTAGTGGAGCAAATTTTGCAAGAGCATTCACAGTTCAATTTGGCACATGCAAGTTCCCCGAGAACTTCACAGGCTGCCAAGATCTTGCCAAGCAAAAG AAAGTGCCATTTATCTCTGATGATTTGGCTTTGGAGTGCGAAGGAAAGGACAAATACAAGTGTGGTTCCAATGTTTTCTGGAAATGGTGA
- the LOC133672824 gene encoding probable polygalacturonase: MLKKMDFDEKQSFGFGGNAMIAKVSRFSWSPFLFLITLIAFLSFQITTKTIYPIKIAFSSTSKTGVSTDTRTSCVGFFGELPERKAVMSIREFGGVGDGKTSNTETFRKAIRYLQRFGESGGAQLNVPKGRWVTGSFNLTSNFTLFLEEGAVILGSQDPKEWPIIEPLPSYGRGRERLGGRHISLVHGDGLTNVVITGNNGTIDGQGKMWWELWWNRTLEHTRGHLVELMNSNNILIANLTFCNAPFWTIHPVYCSNVVVKDMTILAPLKAPNTDGIDPDSSTNVCIEDCYIESGDDLVAVKSGWDQYGIKMARPSSNIVVRRVSGTTPTCSGVGIGSEMSGGIFNITIEDLHVWDSAAGVRIKTDNGRGGYIANITISNVTMERVKVPIRFSRGSNDHPDEGWDPKAVPVVKGISIRNVVSFNSTKAPVLEGIEDAPFGGICMKNVSLLGVVSSLSWHCEFVSGFADEVFPTPCPQLQSNISSSWCSYSWASSVNLN; this comes from the exons ATGTTAAAGAAGatggattttgatgagaaacaaagttttggttttggtgGTAATGCAATGATAGCTAAGGTTTCAAGATTTTCTTGGTCaccatttcttttcttgatcacaCTTAtagcttttttatcttttcaaatcacaaccaagACCATCTACCCTATAAAGATTGCATTTAGTTCTACGTCGAAGACCGGTGTTTCAACCGATACAAGAACCAGCTGTGTGGGGTTCTTTGGAGAGTTGCCGGAGAGAAAAGCTGTGATGTCGATAAGAGAATTCGGTGGGGTCGGTGACGGGAAAACGTCTAATACCGAAACGTTTCGGAAAGCGATACGGTACTTGCAACGTTTCGGGGAGAGTGGTGGTGCCCAGTTGAATGTGCCGAAGGGAAGATGGGTTACAGGGAGTTTTAATTTGACAAGTAATTTCACTTTGTTTCTTGAAGAAGGTGCTGTTATTTTGGGTTCtcag GACCCGAAGGAATGGCCTATTATAGAACCATTGCCTTCTTATggaagagggagggagagattAGGGGGAAGACATATTAGCCTTGTTCATGGAGATGGCCTCACAAATGTTGTCATCACAG GAAACAATGGGACAATTGATGGACAAGGGAAGATGTGGTGGGAATTATGGTGGAACAGAACATTGGAGCACACTAGAGGTCACCTTGTGGAACTAATGAACTCTAACAATATTCTCATCGCCAACCTTACGTTTTGCAACGCTCCATTTTGGACCATTCATCCAGTTTACTGCAG CAATGTTGTTGTTAAAGACATGACAATCTTGGCTCCTCTCAAAGCCCCAAATACTGATGGTATAGACCCTG ACTCAAGCACAAATGTGTGTATTGAGGATTGTTACATTGAGAGTGGGGATGATCTTGTAGCAGTGAAGAGTGGCTGGGACCAGTACGGTATTAAAATGGCTCGTCCAAGCTCAAACATTGTAGTTAGGAGAGTATCTGGCACCACCCCTACTTGCTCTGGGGTTGGAATAGGTAGTGAGATGTCTGGAGGGATTTTTAACATAACTATTGAAGATTTGCATGTCTGGGATTCTGCTGCTGGTGTGAGAATAAAAACTGACAATGGCAGAGGAGGATATATAGCAAATATTACAATAAGTAATGTAACAATGGAGAGAGTTAAGGTTCCGATAAGGTTCAGTAGAGGTTCAAATGACCATCCTGATGAAGGATGGGATCCTAAGGCAGTTCCAGTTGTGAAGGGCATTTCTATCCGTAATGTGGTCAGTTTCAATTCAACAAAAGCCCCTGTATTGGAGGGAATTGAGGACGCACCATTTGGTGGGATATGCATGAAGAATGTTAGCTTGCTTGGAGTGGTATCATCTTTGTCATGGCATTGTGAATTTGTCTCAGGTTTTGCAGATGAGGTATTTCCAACACCATGCCCGCAGCTGCAGAGTAATATCTCTTCATCTTGGTGCTCATACTCTTGGGCTTCTTCGGTCAATCTCAATTGA
- the LOC133672825 gene encoding photosystem I reaction center subunit N, chloroplastic-like isoform X2, with amino-acid sequence MAAMNSSVLACNYAISGTGSSELNAKIVSMPAVASLVVCGPKLPVIRAQQTRADSREMKASEGRRAAMVYLAATLFTSAAAASSANAGVIEEYLEKSKANKELNDKKRLATSGANFARAFTVQFGTCKFPENFTGCQDLAKQKCHLSLMIWLWSAKERTNTSVVPMFSGNGEEGELCL; translated from the exons ATGGCAGCCATGAATTCTAGTGTTTTGGCATGCAACTATGCCATCTCAGGCACTGGATCATCTGAGCTTAATGCCAAGATTGTTTCCATGCCTGCAGTTGCATCCCTTGTTGTGTGTGGCCCCAAGTTGCCTGTGATCAGAGCCCAACAGACTAGAGCTGATTCTAGAGAAATGAAAGCAAGTGAAGGAAGGAGAGCTGCAATGGTTTATCTTGCAGCTACCCTTTTCACCtcagctgctgctgcttcttctgCCAATGCTGGAGTCATCGAAGAGTACCTTGAAAAGAGCAAAGCTAACAAG GAATTGAATGACAAGAAGAGATTGGCCACTAGTGGAGCAAATTTTGCAAGAGCATTCACAGTTCAATTTGGCACATGCAAGTTCCCCGAGAACTTCACAGGCTGCCAAGATCTTGCCAAGCAAAAG TGCCATTTATCTCTGATGATTTGGCTTTGGAGTGCGAAGGAAAGGACAAATACAAGTGTGGTTCCAATGTTTTCTGGAAATGGTGAAGAGGGTGAGCTTTGTCTTTGA